In Peromyscus eremicus chromosome 15, PerEre_H2_v1, whole genome shotgun sequence, a genomic segment contains:
- the Crp gene encoding C-reactive protein produces MEKLLWCSLIMISFSQAFIQKDMSRTAIVFPKESDNSYVTLDALSKKPLKAFTVCLHIHTDMSTTRSFSIFSYATKNNPNDILIYWTKDKGYIFGVGGPEVLYKASEIPEAPTHLCASWESATGIVEFWVDGKPKVRKSLQKGYTVVTDASIILGQEQDSYGGNFDAKQSFVGDIGDVNMWDTVLSPEQINTVYVGGTFSPNVLNWQALKYKVQGDVVMRPQLWS; encoded by the exons ATGGAGAAGCTGCTGTGGTGCTCACTGATCATGATCAGCTTCTCTCAGGCTTTTATCCAGAAAG ACATGTCTAGAACGGCCATCGTATTTCCCAAAGAGTCAGACAATTCCTATGTAACCTTGGATGCGCTGTCAAAGAAGCCACTGAAAGCCTTCACTGTGTGTCTCCATATCCACACGGATATGAGCACAACCCGCAGCTTCAGTATTTTCTCTTATGCTACCAAGAATAACCCTAATGATATTCTCATATACTGGACTAAGGATAAAGGGTATATTTTTGGAGTGGGTGGGCCTGAAGTACTATACAAGGCTTCTGAAATTCCTGAAGCTCCAACACACCTCTGTGCCAGCTGGGAGTCTGCTACAGGGATTGTAGAGTTCTGGGTTGATGGGAAACCCAAGGTGCGGAAGAGTCTGCAAAAGGGTTACACCGTGGTgacagatgcaagcatcatctTGGGACAAGAGCAGGACTCATACGGTGGTAACTTTGATGCAAAGCAGTCTTTTGTGGGAGACATTGGAGATGTGAACATGTGGGACACTGTGCTATCTCCAGAACAGATCAACACAGTGTATGTTGGCGGGACATTCAGCCCCAATGTTTTGAACTGGCAGGCACTGAAATATAAAGTACAGGGCGATGTGGTTATGAGGCCCCAGCTGTGGTCCTGA